One genomic window of Cellulophaga sp. Hel_I_12 includes the following:
- the bshB1 gene encoding bacillithiol biosynthesis deacetylase BshB1 — translation MKLDILAFGAHPDDVELGSGATIAKEVANGKKVGIVDLTRGELGTRGNAELRDLEAAKAAKILGVVVRENLEFADGFFSNDKGHQLAVIRMLRKYRPEIVLCNAIHDRHIDHGKGSDLVSDACFLSGLVKIDTKFDGEDSWQAPWRPKHVYHYIQWKNITPDFVVDVTGFMDKKKEAIVAYSSQFFDPKSKEPETPISSKNFTESIDYRAKDLGRLIGVAYAEGFTAERFVGINTLDDLI, via the coding sequence ATGAAATTAGATATATTGGCATTCGGTGCACACCCAGATGATGTAGAATTAGGATCAGGGGCGACTATAGCTAAAGAAGTGGCAAACGGAAAAAAAGTAGGAATAGTAGATCTAACGCGTGGAGAATTAGGCACTAGAGGGAATGCAGAATTACGTGACCTGGAAGCTGCAAAAGCAGCAAAGATTCTTGGTGTTGTGGTTAGAGAAAATTTAGAATTTGCAGATGGTTTTTTTAGCAATGATAAAGGGCATCAATTAGCAGTAATTAGAATGCTTCGTAAGTATCGGCCAGAAATTGTGTTATGTAATGCGATACATGACAGGCATATTGATCACGGTAAAGGAAGTGACTTAGTAAGTGATGCTTGTTTTTTAAGCGGTCTGGTTAAAATAGACACCAAGTTTGATGGTGAGGATTCATGGCAAGCCCCTTGGCGACCAAAACATGTATATCATTATATACAATGGAAAAATATTACCCCTGACTTTGTGGTGGATGTTACGGGGTTTATGGACAAAAAAAAGGAAGCAATAGTAGCCTACTCTTCTCAATTTTTTGATCCTAAGAGTAAGGAGCCTGAAACTCCAATAAGTAGTAAAAATTTTACCGAGAGTATTGATTATAGGGCCAAAGATTTAGGAAGACTTATTGGCGTAGCCTACGCAGAAGGCTTTACTGCGGAACGCTTTGTAGGTATAAATACTTTAGATGATTTAATTTAG
- a CDS encoding ATP-binding protein produces the protein MKPNYTILKPFAKKVLLILFFLWLSPGKAQSNSLDSLKLELAYIENTKSFNKNNVDYVRLHNTISDLYFFRNLDSVRHYSKIAYDIAKKNNFINEEIIALLNLSHYYFNVGKNTESLRLLNESLQLAKDHNNRNEGAILNKLGYYHFDLGNHSEALKAYLLATKLGEKTSDKILLSVVKENIAILYIAQNDFQQALDIYKEVVAINNELGNEQYIGETKANMADLYVDLKDFENANLNIDYSIAIFEKNKSYEWLSSCYKTKGDIYLNQDNSTLALYWYGKSLELHENLDDDVYKAPLLNEIARAHLIQKKYTEAEAFALSSLEISQKLGLLENSTNSYDILYQIKKEDLQPISALEYHEKYKLFFDSISRKENLTSLGNLKTKLEFDKKQKDDAIANEKELAKQNVYTYLALFTLVIFGFIIFLLRKQSKVRKDFNAILRIKNKALEKREIELNEINNTKDKLFSIIGHDLRGPINALGSILKMLKEKEITEEEFSQFIPKVSTDVDAISFTLNNLLSWGRTQMTGATSERIKIGLSSMINDTIKFLDESAKHKKISIQNTVSEAYTIWADKNQIDVVLRNLLSNAIKFTPKNGHITFSATEEEDFIQFSIQDNGVGMAEEFKQKIFTDSNTLVSTYGTANEKGTGLGLALCKEMVLKNEGEIWVESSIGKGSTFYIKLPKK, from the coding sequence ATGAAACCAAATTATACCATTTTAAAGCCCTTTGCGAAAAAGGTGCTTCTTATTTTGTTCTTTTTATGGCTAAGTCCTGGTAAGGCTCAGTCAAATTCATTAGATAGCCTAAAACTAGAGTTAGCATATATTGAAAATACTAAATCATTCAATAAAAACAACGTAGATTATGTAAGATTACATAATACGATTTCTGACTTGTATTTTTTTAGAAATTTAGACAGTGTAAGGCACTATTCCAAAATAGCCTATGATATTGCTAAAAAAAATAATTTTATCAATGAAGAAATAATCGCCTTACTTAATCTTAGTCATTACTATTTCAATGTAGGAAAGAACACCGAATCTCTTCGACTCTTAAATGAAAGTTTGCAATTAGCAAAGGATCATAATAACCGGAATGAAGGAGCCATCCTAAATAAGCTCGGATATTACCATTTCGACTTAGGAAATCATTCAGAAGCATTAAAAGCCTATTTATTAGCCACTAAATTAGGAGAAAAAACCTCAGATAAAATACTCCTTTCTGTTGTGAAAGAAAATATTGCTATTTTATACATTGCACAAAACGATTTTCAACAAGCTCTAGATATTTATAAAGAAGTTGTTGCCATTAATAATGAATTAGGCAACGAGCAATATATTGGAGAAACTAAAGCCAATATGGCTGATTTGTATGTTGACTTAAAAGATTTTGAAAATGCAAATTTAAACATAGATTATAGTATTGCTATTTTTGAAAAAAATAAGTCCTATGAATGGCTGTCTTCTTGTTATAAAACAAAAGGAGATATTTATTTAAATCAAGACAATTCAACACTTGCTTTATATTGGTATGGAAAAAGTTTAGAATTGCATGAAAATCTTGACGATGACGTTTATAAAGCCCCACTACTCAATGAAATCGCTAGAGCTCATTTAATTCAAAAAAAATATACAGAAGCTGAAGCCTTTGCCTTATCGTCTTTAGAAATATCACAAAAATTAGGACTATTAGAAAATAGCACCAATTCTTATGACATTTTATATCAAATAAAAAAAGAAGACTTGCAACCCATTTCAGCTTTGGAATATCATGAGAAATACAAACTCTTTTTTGATTCTATTTCTCGAAAGGAAAATTTGACCAGCTTAGGTAATTTAAAAACAAAATTAGAATTTGATAAAAAACAAAAAGATGATGCCATAGCCAATGAAAAAGAATTAGCCAAACAAAATGTGTATACCTATTTGGCTTTATTTACGCTCGTAATTTTTGGATTTATCATTTTTTTACTGAGAAAACAATCGAAAGTTCGGAAAGATTTTAATGCTATTTTGCGCATAAAAAATAAAGCCCTTGAAAAAAGGGAGATTGAATTAAACGAAATAAACAATACCAAAGACAAGCTTTTTTCTATCATAGGACACGATTTACGTGGTCCAATAAATGCGCTTGGCAGTATTTTAAAAATGCTAAAAGAAAAAGAAATAACTGAAGAAGAATTTTCGCAGTTTATTCCCAAAGTTAGTACTGACGTTGATGCCATATCTTTTACACTTAATAATTTATTGTCTTGGGGACGAACGCAAATGACTGGAGCAACTTCGGAACGAATTAAAATAGGTTTGAGTTCAATGATAAACGACACTATTAAATTTCTAGATGAAAGTGCAAAGCATAAAAAAATCAGTATTCAAAATACCGTTTCTGAAGCCTATACAATTTGGGCCGATAAAAACCAAATAGATGTAGTACTTAGAAACCTATTGAGCAATGCCATAAAGTTTACTCCTAAAAATGGCCATATCACTTTTTCTGCCACGGAGGAAGAAGACTTTATACAATTTTCGATACAAGATAATGGTGTTGGAATGGCAGAAGAGTTTAAACAAAAGATTTTTACAGATTCTAATACTTTAGTATCGACTTACGGCACAGCAAATGAGAAAGGTACTGGTCTTGGCTTAGCGCTATGTAAGGAAATGGTCTTGAAAAACGAAGGTGAAATTTGGGTTGAAAGCTCCATAGGAAAAGGCAGTACATTTTATATAAAACTGCCTAAAAAATAG